In the genome of Pelobacter seleniigenes DSM 18267, one region contains:
- the betA gene encoding choline dehydrogenase, producing MKNATYDYIIVGGGSAGSVLANRLSANPKTRVLVLEAGKPDYRLDFRIHMPAALTYLLTDKTYNWLYESAPEPHMHNRRIAQPRGKVLGGSSCINGMIYIRGNALDYEKWGANEGLENWDYAHCLPYFRKFETRLQGADAYHGSNGPLNISTPECDNPLFKAFFEAVQQAGYPLTEDVNGFQQEGFGKFDQNIYRGRRHNAARAYVHPVKNRANLQVQCHALGSKVLFDGKKAIGVEYKKGNSLCRAYGGEVICCGGAINSPQLLQLSGIGNGAELSELGIDVVADLPGVGQNLQDHLELYVQYACTQPVSMYPALKWYNQPKIGFDWLFRRKGDAATNHFEAGGFIRGNDRAAYPNLQFHFLPIAIRYDGSAPAQGHGFQLHVGPMNSDVRGHVKIKSTQPSQYPEIFFNYLSTEQERREWVEAIRCSRDIINQPAFDHLRGAELAPGAQVETDEEILDFVAREGESAYHPSCTCKMGVDEMAVVDPELRVHGVGNLRVVDASIFPSITNGNIYAPVMMVAEKAADLILGNTPEAPSAAGFYTHQSEGATHD from the coding sequence ATGAAGAATGCAACATATGATTACATTATTGTCGGCGGCGGATCAGCCGGAAGTGTCCTGGCCAATCGGCTGAGCGCCAATCCGAAAACCCGAGTACTGGTTCTGGAAGCGGGTAAACCGGATTACCGGCTTGATTTCCGCATCCATATGCCGGCCGCGCTGACTTATCTGCTGACCGACAAGACCTATAACTGGCTTTACGAGTCGGCCCCCGAGCCCCACATGCACAATCGCCGCATTGCTCAGCCGCGGGGCAAAGTCCTCGGCGGTTCCAGCTGCATCAACGGGATGATCTATATCCGTGGCAATGCCCTGGATTATGAAAAATGGGGAGCTAACGAAGGATTGGAAAACTGGGATTACGCCCACTGTTTGCCCTATTTCCGCAAATTCGAAACCCGCTTGCAGGGGGCCGATGCCTATCACGGCTCCAACGGCCCCCTCAACATCTCGACCCCGGAATGCGACAATCCGCTGTTCAAAGCCTTTTTCGAGGCCGTGCAGCAGGCCGGTTATCCGTTGACCGAAGACGTTAACGGTTTTCAGCAGGAAGGGTTCGGCAAGTTCGATCAGAATATTTACCGGGGCAGACGCCACAATGCCGCGCGGGCCTATGTCCATCCGGTCAAAAACCGGGCTAACCTCCAGGTCCAGTGCCATGCCCTGGGCAGCAAGGTGCTGTTTGACGGCAAGAAGGCGATCGGGGTCGAATATAAGAAGGGGAACAGTCTCTGCCGCGCCTATGGCGGCGAGGTGATCTGTTGCGGTGGTGCCATCAACTCACCGCAATTACTGCAACTGTCCGGAATCGGCAACGGCGCCGAGCTGAGCGAGCTGGGCATCGATGTGGTGGCGGATCTGCCCGGGGTCGGCCAGAACCTTCAGGATCACCTGGAACTCTACGTCCAATACGCCTGCACCCAGCCGGTCAGCATGTACCCGGCCCTGAAGTGGTACAATCAACCGAAGATCGGTTTCGACTGGCTGTTCCGGCGCAAAGGGGATGCTGCCACCAATCACTTCGAAGCCGGGGGTTTTATTCGCGGCAACGACCGGGCTGCATATCCGAATCTGCAGTTTCACTTTTTGCCCATCGCCATTCGCTACGACGGTTCGGCGCCAGCCCAGGGGCACGGCTTCCAACTACACGTCGGGCCTATGAATTCGGATGTACGCGGTCACGTCAAAATCAAGTCAACCCAGCCGTCCCAGTATCCGGAAATCTTCTTCAACTACCTGTCCACCGAACAGGAACGGCGGGAATGGGTTGAGGCGATTCGCTGCTCGCGAGACATCATCAACCAGCCGGCCTTCGATCATCTGCGCGGTGCGGAGCTGGCTCCCGGCGCACAGGTCGAGACCGATGAAGAGATTCTTGATTTCGTCGCCCGCGAAGGGGAGAGTGCCTACCATCCGAGCTGTACCTGCAAAATGGGGGTGGATGAGATGGCGGTGGTCGATCCGGAGCTCCGCGTGCATGGCGTCGGAAACCTGCGGGTGGTCGATGCTTCGATCTTCCCCTCCATCACCAACGGCAACATCTATGCCCCGGTGATGATGGTTGCCGAAAAGGCCGCCGACCTAATTCTCGGCAATACCCCGGAAGCTCCTTCTGCCGCAGGGTTCTATACGCATCAGAGCGAGGGGGCGACTCATGACTGA
- a CDS encoding FadR/GntR family transcriptional regulator: MDDKYLFSPAQVGRAGEDVALQIEAAILGEKILPGESLPSERELQAQFQTGRGVIREAIRALKQKGLIEIRKGARGGAYVKKIEVANVSESLALFLKQNHIGTAHIAEFRESLDRTITMLAIARGSAGDKQQLVAKTEQLREFIEASHPAMEMLAEIDRELNIRLARMTGNPIFEWIMSALQLGFSSHDYALYDDLEFRRKTILNWCETAHHIAANEPLRALASVSSHYALLRDCVEVHHGRQPKGSELMDAISPATD; encoded by the coding sequence ATGGATGATAAATATTTATTCAGCCCGGCCCAGGTCGGTCGCGCCGGCGAAGATGTCGCTTTGCAGATAGAAGCAGCCATTCTGGGTGAGAAAATTCTGCCGGGAGAGAGTCTGCCCAGCGAGCGGGAATTGCAGGCCCAGTTCCAGACCGGCCGCGGAGTGATTAGAGAGGCGATTCGGGCGCTGAAGCAGAAGGGCCTGATCGAGATTCGCAAAGGCGCCCGCGGCGGGGCTTACGTGAAGAAGATCGAAGTGGCTAATGTCAGTGAGTCGCTGGCCTTGTTTCTCAAACAGAATCATATCGGCACCGCACATATCGCCGAATTTCGGGAAAGCCTGGATCGCACGATCACGATGCTGGCCATTGCCCGCGGCAGTGCCGGGGACAAGCAGCAACTGGTTGCCAAAACCGAACAGTTGCGGGAATTCATCGAGGCTTCGCATCCCGCTATGGAAATGCTCGCGGAGATCGATCGTGAACTCAATATCCGGCTCGCCAGGATGACTGGCAACCCGATTTTCGAGTGGATCATGAGCGCGTTGCAACTCGGTTTCAGCTCTCATGACTATGCACTTTATGACGACCTGGAATTCCGCCGGAAAACCATTCTCAACTGGTGTGAAACCGCACATCACATCGCTGCCAACGAACCGCTGCGAGCCCTGGCATCGGTCAGTTCTCACTACGCCCTGCTGCGCGACTGTGTCGAAGTGCACCACGGACGGCAGCCCAAGGGCTCGGAATTAATGGACGCTATTTCCCCCGCGACAGATTAA
- a CDS encoding proline--tRNA ligase codes for MRYSQYLLPTLKETPADAEVISHQLMMRTGMIRKAAAGVYSYLPFGLRSIRKMEQIIREEMNRAGAIECLMPMANPAELWQESGRWEKYGKELLRFKDRKNADFCMGPTHEEVVTDIIRNTVSSYRQLPLNLYQIQTKFRDEIRPRFGLMRGREFIMKDAYSFDLEDAGADQSYQKMYQAYRNIFNRCGLKFRAVEADSGAIGGNFSHEFMVLAESGEDAIVSCSHCEYAANVEKAELVYRQQTPARATAELQRIDTPGQRTIEDVADFLDLAPSQVVKTLIVQTSADEVVAVLLRGDRELNSIKLANVLGVDWALLAEDEVVRTATGAPVGFAGPVGLQLRVIADAEIEGMADFVVGGNAEDVHYLGANHGRDFPVSCFADIRQAVAGDPCPRCEAGAFESWRGIEVGHVFKLGIKYSEAMNATVLDAHGKAQLLVMGCYGIGVGRTVAAAIEQNHDENGMMLPMPLAPFQVLVTMLNPKDAEVCEAAEKIYAELQELGVEVLLDDRDERPGIKFKDADLIGIPLRITVGARHLKEGNVELKRRAGGEQDIVPLADITSRVHQLVVEALKVTTKS; via the coding sequence ATGCGTTATTCCCAATACCTTTTGCCGACCCTCAAGGAAACTCCGGCTGATGCGGAAGTCATCAGTCACCAATTGATGATGCGAACCGGTATGATCCGCAAAGCCGCAGCCGGGGTTTACAGCTATCTGCCTTTCGGCCTGCGCTCCATCCGCAAGATGGAGCAGATTATCCGCGAGGAGATGAACCGGGCCGGTGCCATCGAATGCCTGATGCCGATGGCCAATCCAGCGGAGCTGTGGCAGGAATCGGGGCGCTGGGAGAAGTACGGCAAGGAACTGCTGCGCTTCAAGGATCGCAAAAATGCCGATTTCTGCATGGGTCCGACTCATGAGGAAGTGGTTACGGACATCATTCGTAACACGGTCAGCTCTTATCGGCAGCTGCCCTTGAACCTGTATCAGATCCAGACCAAGTTCCGCGATGAAATCCGCCCCCGCTTCGGGTTGATGAGAGGGCGGGAATTTATTATGAAGGACGCCTATTCCTTCGATCTGGAGGATGCCGGGGCGGATCAGTCTTACCAGAAGATGTATCAGGCTTACCGGAATATTTTCAATCGCTGCGGGTTGAAGTTCCGGGCCGTGGAAGCGGACAGCGGAGCCATTGGCGGTAACTTCTCCCATGAATTCATGGTTCTGGCTGAATCGGGCGAGGACGCCATTGTCTCCTGCAGTCATTGTGAATACGCCGCCAATGTCGAAAAAGCCGAACTGGTTTACCGCCAGCAGACGCCGGCTAGAGCCACGGCCGAGCTGCAGCGGATCGACACTCCCGGCCAGCGTACCATTGAGGATGTCGCCGATTTCCTCGACCTCGCGCCCAGCCAGGTGGTCAAGACCCTGATTGTTCAGACCTCGGCAGATGAGGTGGTTGCCGTGCTGTTGCGCGGGGATCGGGAGTTGAACAGCATCAAATTGGCCAATGTCCTCGGCGTCGACTGGGCGCTGCTGGCTGAAGACGAAGTGGTCAGGACCGCTACGGGCGCGCCGGTCGGTTTTGCCGGCCCGGTCGGCCTGCAGTTGAGAGTCATTGCCGATGCGGAGATCGAGGGCATGGCCGATTTCGTTGTCGGGGGCAACGCTGAGGATGTCCACTATCTCGGGGCCAATCATGGTCGGGATTTCCCAGTCAGCTGTTTTGCCGATATCCGTCAAGCGGTGGCCGGCGATCCCTGCCCCCGTTGCGAAGCCGGGGCTTTTGAGAGCTGGCGTGGTATCGAAGTGGGGCATGTCTTTAAGCTCGGCATTAAATATTCGGAAGCTATGAACGCCACCGTGCTTGACGCTCATGGCAAGGCTCAACTGCTGGTCATGGGCTGCTATGGCATCGGTGTCGGCCGGACCGTGGCGGCGGCCATCGAACAGAATCACGATGAAAACGGGATGATGCTGCCGATGCCGCTGGCGCCGTTCCAGGTGCTGGTGACCATGCTCAACCCCAAAGACGCCGAGGTTTGTGAGGCCGCCGAAAAAATTTATGCTGAGTTGCAGGAGCTGGGGGTCGAAGTCCTTCTTGATGATCGTGACGAGCGGCCGGGGATCAAGTTCAAAGATGCGGACCTGATCGGAATCCCGCTGCGGATCACCGTCGGTGCCCGCCACCTCAAGGAAGGCAACGTCGAACTCAAGCGCCGTGCCGGCGGTGAGCAGGATATCGTGCCTCTGGCCGACATCACCAGCCGGGTTCACCAACTGGTCGTTGAGGCACTTAAGGTCACCACCAAATCGTGA
- the ispG gene encoding flavodoxin-dependent (E)-4-hydroxy-3-methylbut-2-enyl-diphosphate synthase — translation MRHSTRQIKLGNLAVGGAAPVSVQSMCNTDTRDVAATLRQIEALASAGCEIVRCAVPDQAAAAALAEISNGCTLPLIADIHFDYRLALTAVVNGVAGLRLNPGNIGAAWKVKEVVTACAERGVPIRIGVNAGSLEPELLRKYGHPTAAAMVESALGHVRILEDLGFYEIKISMKASDIARTVDAYRMLARQVDYPLHIGITEAGTTWGGTIKSAIGIGALLYDGIGDTLRVSLTGDPVEEVKVGWEILKCLRLRERGPMFISCPTCGRCQIDLIATAEEVEQRLQNLPLPLTIAVMGCVVNGPGEAREADLGIAGGQGQGILFKQGEVVRKVPQAELADALVEEAWRLVEERGKS, via the coding sequence TTGCGACATTCAACTCGGCAAATCAAACTGGGGAACCTCGCGGTCGGTGGCGCGGCCCCGGTCAGTGTACAATCGATGTGTAATACCGATACCCGCGATGTTGCGGCCACTCTCCGGCAGATCGAGGCCCTGGCCAGTGCCGGCTGTGAGATCGTCCGTTGTGCGGTGCCGGATCAGGCCGCTGCCGCCGCCCTGGCTGAGATCAGCAACGGCTGCACACTGCCGCTGATTGCGGACATCCATTTCGATTATCGCCTGGCCCTGACCGCCGTTGTCAACGGCGTAGCCGGTCTCAGGCTGAACCCGGGGAATATTGGTGCGGCCTGGAAAGTGAAGGAAGTGGTCACTGCCTGTGCCGAACGCGGGGTGCCGATTCGCATCGGCGTTAACGCCGGGTCCCTGGAACCGGAGCTGCTGCGCAAATATGGTCATCCGACCGCCGCGGCCATGGTCGAAAGCGCCCTCGGGCATGTGCGGATTCTGGAAGACCTGGGTTTTTACGAAATCAAGATCAGCATGAAGGCCTCTGATATCGCCAGGACGGTCGACGCTTATCGCATGCTCGCCCGGCAGGTTGACTACCCTCTGCATATCGGCATTACCGAGGCCGGCACCACCTGGGGCGGGACCATCAAAAGTGCCATCGGCATCGGCGCCCTGCTTTATGATGGCATCGGCGATACCCTGCGGGTCTCCCTGACCGGCGATCCCGTGGAAGAGGTGAAGGTCGGCTGGGAAATTTTGAAATGCCTGCGGTTGCGCGAACGCGGGCCGATGTTTATCAGTTGCCCGACCTGCGGCCGTTGCCAGATCGATCTGATTGCCACGGCCGAGGAGGTCGAGCAACGCCTGCAGAACCTGCCCCTGCCGCTGACCATTGCGGTCATGGGCTGTGTCGTCAATGGTCCCGGGGAGGCGCGCGAAGCGGACTTGGGCATCGCCGGCGGACAAGGCCAGGGGATCCTTTTCAAACAGGGCGAGGTTGTGCGCAAAGTTCCGCAGGCGGAGCTCGCCGACGCCTTAGTCGAAGAAGCCTGGCGCCTGGTTGAGGAACGTGGCAAAAGCTGA
- the betB gene encoding betaine-aldehyde dehydrogenase — protein MTELKRMYIGGAWVAAASGQTRQIINPANQKVIATVAEGDRRDAIAAIAAARQAFDHTDWPTRPAVERAALLVRLAGLIEAEREQLATLESLDTGKTLEESRWDMDDIAGIFRYFAGLADKDGGEVISSPLPATESLLVREPVGVCGQISPWNYPLLQAAWKLAPALAAGCTVVVKPSEITPLTTLRVTELAITAGFPPGVINTVLGPGATVGAELAEHHDVDLISFTGGIATGKKIIQAASGNVKKICLELGGKNPNIIFADADLEVAVDQALNGVFFHAGQICSAGARLMVEEPVHDEFVTRLKARMANIKIGDGFAEQTQMGPLISAEHRAKVEGYVAIGLAEGAQLELGGHRPEDAELQAGFFYAPTLFSGCRNDMRIVQEEVFGPVVTVESFRSEAEAVERANSTIYGLAAGFWTSDAGRMQRVAKALRFGTVWINDFNVYFTQAPWGGFKQSGLGRELGRLGLEEYTEVKHIFRNQRPAAMNWFGS, from the coding sequence ATGACTGAACTCAAGCGCATGTATATCGGTGGCGCCTGGGTGGCTGCGGCTTCCGGTCAAACCCGGCAGATTATCAACCCGGCCAACCAGAAGGTCATCGCAACGGTGGCGGAAGGCGACCGGCGCGATGCCATTGCGGCCATTGCGGCTGCGCGGCAGGCCTTTGATCACACGGACTGGCCCACGCGGCCGGCGGTGGAACGGGCCGCACTGCTGGTGCGGCTGGCGGGCCTGATCGAGGCTGAGAGAGAGCAGCTTGCCACCCTGGAGAGCCTCGATACCGGCAAGACCCTGGAAGAGAGTCGCTGGGACATGGACGATATCGCCGGGATCTTCCGCTATTTCGCCGGTCTTGCAGACAAGGACGGCGGCGAGGTGATCAGTTCACCGCTGCCGGCTACGGAGAGCCTGCTGGTGCGCGAACCGGTCGGGGTCTGCGGGCAAATATCGCCTTGGAATTATCCGCTGTTGCAGGCCGCCTGGAAGCTTGCGCCGGCTTTGGCCGCTGGCTGCACCGTGGTGGTCAAACCGAGTGAGATTACTCCCCTGACCACCCTGCGGGTCACCGAGCTGGCCATTACGGCGGGCTTCCCGCCGGGAGTGATCAATACGGTGCTCGGACCCGGCGCAACGGTCGGCGCCGAACTGGCCGAGCATCATGATGTCGATCTGATCTCCTTTACCGGCGGGATTGCCACCGGCAAGAAGATCATTCAGGCCGCCAGTGGCAATGTCAAAAAAATCTGCCTGGAACTGGGCGGTAAAAATCCCAACATCATCTTTGCCGATGCCGACCTTGAGGTAGCCGTGGACCAGGCGCTGAACGGGGTCTTTTTCCATGCCGGCCAGATCTGTTCGGCCGGGGCCCGGCTGATGGTGGAGGAGCCTGTTCACGACGAGTTTGTGACCCGCCTCAAGGCGCGGATGGCCAACATCAAAATTGGTGACGGCTTTGCTGAGCAGACCCAGATGGGGCCGCTGATTTCCGCGGAACACCGTGCCAAGGTGGAGGGCTATGTCGCCATCGGTCTGGCCGAAGGCGCACAGCTGGAACTGGGTGGCCATCGTCCGGAGGATGCGGAACTGCAAGCCGGTTTTTTCTACGCCCCGACCCTGTTCAGCGGTTGCCGTAACGATATGCGTATTGTCCAGGAGGAAGTGTTCGGGCCGGTCGTCACGGTCGAGTCCTTCCGCAGCGAAGCCGAAGCCGTGGAACGCGCAAACAGCACCATTTACGGTCTGGCCGCAGGATTCTGGACGAGCGATGCAGGGCGGATGCAGCGGGTAGCAAAGGCCCTGCGTTTCGGCACGGTCTGGATCAACGATTTCAATGTCTATTTCACCCAGGCGCCCTGGGGCGGCTTTAAACAGTCGGGACTCGGCCGTGAGCTCGGTCGGCTCGGCCTGGAAGAGTATACCGAAGTGAAGCATATTTTCCGGAATCAGCGGCCCGCGGCCATGAACTGGTTCGGAAGCTGA
- a CDS encoding tRNA-queuosine alpha-mannosyltransferase domain-containing protein: MAKADLRMKIALLEPFLTGSHAAWAEEYARHSRHEVRIFGLAGRNWKWRMHGGAVTLAGDFLAQGWPADLLLASDMLDLTTFLALTRAVTATTPAAMYCHENQLTYPWSPADADPALQRDMHYGFINYASALAADAVLFNSAYHRRAFLAALPGFLGKFPTPNGLETLPAIGAKSSTLALGLDLRRLDRWHPERAATECAAERPPLILWNHRWEYDKNPEEFFQALLTLQERGIAFELAVLGESYREVPAVFALARDRLAEQIVHWGYVESQADYAGWLWRADILPVTSIHDFFGISVVEAMYCGCLPLLPERLAYPEHLDARLGRCCLYRDFADLVERLSAACQNPRPVTGVDLQNQVRHYDWQYRSAEYDDFFVQLILKGREEPAVSGSRRC, encoded by the coding sequence GTGGCAAAAGCTGACTTGCGGATGAAGATCGCTCTGCTCGAGCCCTTTCTGACCGGTTCTCACGCCGCCTGGGCCGAAGAGTATGCCCGCCACAGCCGGCATGAGGTGAGGATTTTCGGCTTGGCCGGGCGCAACTGGAAATGGCGGATGCATGGCGGCGCCGTGACCCTGGCCGGGGATTTCCTGGCCCAGGGCTGGCCGGCGGATCTGTTGCTGGCCAGCGACATGCTCGATCTGACCACCTTTCTGGCGCTGACCCGGGCGGTCACGGCAACAACTCCGGCGGCCATGTACTGTCACGAAAACCAGCTCACTTACCCCTGGTCGCCAGCGGATGCCGACCCGGCGTTACAGCGGGATATGCATTACGGCTTTATCAACTATGCTTCAGCGTTGGCCGCCGATGCCGTGCTCTTCAATTCCGCTTATCACCGGCGCGCCTTTCTGGCAGCGCTGCCCGGTTTTCTGGGGAAATTCCCCACCCCCAACGGGCTGGAGACCCTGCCGGCGATCGGCGCCAAAAGTTCCACCCTGGCGCTGGGGCTCGACCTGCGGCGCCTGGATCGTTGGCATCCGGAGCGGGCGGCAACGGAGTGCGCAGCGGAGCGGCCGCCGCTGATACTCTGGAATCACCGCTGGGAGTATGACAAGAACCCGGAGGAGTTTTTCCAGGCACTGCTGACGCTGCAGGAACGGGGGATCGCTTTCGAATTGGCCGTGCTGGGAGAGTCTTATCGTGAGGTGCCGGCGGTCTTTGCGCTGGCCAGAGACCGGCTCGCGGAACAGATTGTTCACTGGGGTTATGTCGAGAGCCAGGCGGACTATGCCGGCTGGTTGTGGCGGGCGGATATCCTGCCGGTCACGTCGATCCACGATTTTTTCGGGATCAGTGTGGTTGAGGCGATGTATTGCGGCTGTCTGCCCCTGTTGCCGGAACGCCTGGCCTATCCCGAGCACCTGGATGCCCGTCTCGGCCGGTGCTGTCTGTATCGCGATTTTGCCGACCTGGTCGAACGCCTGAGCGCAGCCTGCCAGAACCCTCGGCCAGTGACTGGCGTTGATTTACAGAATCAGGTCAGGCACTATGACTGGCAATATCGGAGCGCAGAGTATGATGACTTTTTCGTCCAACTGATTCTTAAGGGCAGGGAAGAACCGGCGGTTTCGGGATCCCGGCGCTGTTAG
- a CDS encoding ABC transporter substrate-binding protein, translating to MCHPSLKRLIVLFAAISLSLSGTALAAEQIRFANVSWTGVTVKTELGKLVLKSLGYKVKSSNLSVPIAYQAMDSGDADIFLGNWMPSMETIANKFFKRGTVEQLVANMQGAKYTLAVPSYVAAGGLKDFADIAKFTDKLDHKIYGIEPGNDGNQIIQHMIDEDMFGLGDFKVVATSEPIMLTEVQNFVREGKWIVFLGWSPHYMNQLIDMTYLTGSTADTFGKNNGTATVYTNVRKGFAEDHPNVTRFLKNFVFPIDMMNEISQLLHDDHGFNHASAGLAWIKQHPDVYRGWLQGVTTSDGRPGLPALEKYLQEH from the coding sequence ATGTGTCACCCGTCTCTTAAGAGACTCATTGTTTTGTTTGCTGCTATCTCCCTGTCCCTGTCGGGAACAGCCCTGGCCGCAGAGCAGATTCGCTTTGCCAATGTCAGCTGGACCGGCGTCACCGTGAAAACCGAACTGGGTAAGCTGGTTCTGAAAAGCCTCGGCTATAAAGTCAAGAGCAGCAATCTTTCCGTCCCCATCGCTTACCAGGCCATGGATTCCGGGGACGCTGATATTTTCCTCGGCAACTGGATGCCGTCCATGGAGACAATTGCCAACAAATTTTTCAAACGGGGAACCGTTGAGCAGCTGGTGGCCAATATGCAAGGCGCCAAATATACCCTGGCGGTTCCCTCCTATGTGGCGGCCGGCGGGCTGAAGGATTTTGCCGATATCGCTAAATTTACCGATAAGCTCGACCATAAGATTTATGGAATCGAGCCGGGTAACGACGGCAACCAGATCATTCAACATATGATCGATGAGGATATGTTCGGCCTCGGCGATTTCAAGGTGGTTGCGACCAGCGAGCCGATCATGCTGACCGAAGTGCAGAATTTTGTGCGCGAAGGGAAGTGGATCGTATTCCTGGGCTGGTCACCCCACTATATGAATCAGCTCATCGATATGACTTACCTGACTGGCAGTACCGCGGACACTTTTGGCAAGAATAATGGAACCGCGACCGTTTATACGAATGTCCGTAAAGGGTTTGCCGAGGACCATCCGAATGTGACCAGGTTTTTGAAAAACTTTGTCTTTCCCATCGACATGATGAATGAAATTTCCCAACTGCTCCATGATGACCACGGTTTTAATCATGCTTCAGCCGGGCTGGCCTGGATCAAGCAGCATCCAGACGTTTATCGCGGTTGGCTACAAGGGGTCACCACCAGCGACGGCCGACCGGGTCTGCCTGCCTTGGAAAAATATCTGCAAGAGCATTAA
- the rlmD gene encoding 23S rRNA (uracil(1939)-C(5))-methyltransferase RlmD, whose protein sequence is MVKSNRAKPGNKPRAAKQTTPKSSKAEQQRPAPQTLKLTIERLDSEGIGVAPYENKTALVQGAFPGETVVAQVEHSGRTHIFTKLQRVLRNAPERTAKITCHKEAACLGCALISMKYAAQLDFKQQRLATALQQVGLGEEIVVPAVLEAPEPFGYRASAKLVFARKREKIMIGLYQRGSHDVIDCPDCPVHHPLINKIAAIVRDEVQRQKISVYSPQHQNGLLRYLIIRVSPTGNKALVTFVCSHRDLQQLPKLGKWLTRRAPEVIGIHQNVNSSTGNVILGTETYQLHGMPDLIEQVGDIRLRIAPEAFFQVNTRQAARLYALVREWAGLTRQDYAIDLFCGIGGIALHLGQDAGQIDGIEFVAEAVRNAEENARLNSMAHCRFYAGDAALEFQKLTGGVRQPTLVTVNPPRKGCTEELLRAICQVKPPKLIYVSCDPDTLARDLRFLTAHGFRIKRIQPVDMFPQTAHIETVVELNS, encoded by the coding sequence ATGGTCAAAAGCAACCGAGCCAAACCGGGCAACAAACCCAGGGCGGCCAAACAAACCACCCCCAAGTCCAGCAAGGCGGAGCAACAGCGTCCGGCGCCCCAGACTCTTAAACTCACCATCGAACGGCTCGACAGCGAGGGGATCGGGGTTGCCCCATACGAAAACAAAACCGCTCTGGTGCAGGGGGCATTTCCCGGCGAAACCGTGGTGGCCCAGGTCGAGCATAGCGGCCGTACCCATATTTTCACCAAACTGCAGCGAGTGCTGCGCAACGCCCCGGAGCGCACTGCCAAGATCACTTGCCACAAAGAAGCGGCCTGTCTCGGCTGTGCCCTGATCAGTATGAAATATGCCGCCCAACTGGATTTCAAACAGCAGCGGTTGGCGACAGCACTACAGCAGGTCGGGCTGGGGGAGGAAATCGTTGTCCCAGCGGTGCTTGAGGCCCCGGAACCCTTCGGCTACCGAGCCAGCGCCAAGCTGGTCTTTGCGCGAAAACGGGAAAAAATCATGATTGGCCTCTACCAGCGGGGCAGCCATGACGTCATTGATTGCCCGGACTGTCCGGTTCACCACCCGCTGATCAACAAGATCGCCGCCATTGTCAGGGACGAAGTCCAGCGCCAGAAAATTTCCGTCTACAGCCCGCAGCATCAGAACGGTCTGTTACGCTACCTTATTATCCGGGTCAGCCCGACCGGCAACAAGGCCCTGGTCACCTTTGTCTGCAGTCATCGCGATCTCCAGCAACTGCCCAAGCTCGGCAAATGGCTGACCCGCAGAGCCCCTGAAGTCATCGGCATCCACCAGAACGTCAACAGTTCGACCGGCAATGTCATTCTCGGGACCGAGACCTACCAGTTGCATGGCATGCCCGATCTCATCGAACAGGTCGGCGACATCAGGCTGCGAATCGCTCCGGAGGCATTTTTTCAAGTCAACACCCGCCAGGCTGCGCGGCTGTATGCCCTGGTCCGCGAGTGGGCCGGGTTGACCCGCCAGGATTATGCCATCGATCTGTTTTGCGGCATCGGCGGGATCGCCCTGCACCTGGGGCAGGACGCCGGGCAGATTGACGGCATCGAGTTTGTTGCGGAAGCAGTACGGAATGCGGAGGAGAATGCCCGGCTGAACAGCATGGCCCACTGCCGGTTCTACGCCGGCGACGCCGCCCTTGAGTTTCAGAAGCTGACCGGTGGCGTCCGCCAGCCAACCCTGGTCACCGTCAACCCACCGCGCAAAGGCTGTACGGAAGAGTTACTGCGGGCCATCTGCCAGGTCAAACCGCCGAAACTGATTTACGTCTCCTGCGATCCCGACACGCTGGCCCGCGATCTGCGTTTTCTAACAGCCCACGGCTTCCGAATCAAAAGGATCCAGCCGGTCGACATGTTCCCGCAGACCGCTCACATCGAAACCGTGGTAGAGCTGAACAGCTGA